GGCTCTCCCGCAAGGTGCTCGCGCTCGACCTGGACGGCACGCTGTGGGGCGGCGTGCTCGGCGAGGCCGGCGCGGAGGGGGTCGAGCTCGGCGGGCTGTACCCGGGCAACTGCTACCTCGCGTTGCAGCGCACCGTGCGGCGGCTCCGCGAGCAGGGCGTCGTCCTGGTGCTGGCCAGCAAGAACGATCCCGCCCCCGTGGACGCGGCGCTGGCGGAGCATCCGGAGATGCTGCTCCGCCCGGACGCGTTCGCCGTGCGGGCGGTCGACTGGTCGGCCAAGTCGGGGAACCTGCGCCGGGCGGCGGACGTCCTCGGCCTGTCGCCGTCCTCGATGGTCTTCATGGACGACTCGGCGTTCGAGCGCGCGGAGGTGGCGGGGGCCGTCCCGGAGATCGCGGTGGTCTCCGCGTCCGGCGATCCCGCGCATCTCGTCCGGACGCTGCTCGCCCCCGGATGGTTCGACACGGCGGCACTGACCGACACCGACCGGCGGCGCGCCGACCTGTACCGGGCCCGCGCGGAACGCGTCGGGTTCGCGACCGGTTTCGGCGCCGCCGAGGACTTCCTGCGCGCCCTGCGCATCGAGGTCGAGATCGCGCCCGCCACCGACTTCACGGTGCCGCGGGCGGCGCAGCTCGCCGCCCGCACCAACCAGTTCAACCTGACCGGCGTCCGCTTCGACGAGGCCGCCACCGCCAAGCTCGCCGCGAGCCCGGAGCACCTCGTCGCGACGGTGGCGGTGACGGACCGGTTCGGCGCCGAGGGCGTCGTCGGCGCGCTGTGGGCGGCCCGCGAGGAGCGCGGCTGGCGGGTGCTCAACCTGGTGCTGAGCTGCCGTGTGCTGGGGCGCGGCATCGAGACCGCGATCGCCGGGTGGCTGACCCGGCGGGCGGCCGCGGCGGGCGCCGCGGCGGTCGTCGGCGGGTACGTCCGCTCGCCCCGCAACGCGGTCGCCGCGGACTACTGGACGGGCTGCGGCTTCACGGCCGTCCCCGGGGGCGCCGGGGACGGCACGGAGTTCGTCCTGCCGCTGGGCGGCGCCGAGGACGCACCGGTCGCCGTACCGGACTGGATCACACTGCAGGACAAGGAGCGGACATGACGGACCGGGATCCCGCCTCGATCGAGGAACGGGTGGTGGAGATCGTCGCCGAGGTACTGGGGCTGGCGACGGCGGAGGTGGGGCCGGAGACGGTCCTCGCGGCCCACGCATGGGACAGCATCGCCTCCCTGGAGGCGCTCGCGCAGCTCGAGGCCCGGCTGCGGGTCACGCTCGACCTGCGGGTCTTCCACGGCGTCCGCACCGTGGGCGACCTGGTGGCGGCCGTCGCGGCGGACGACGCCGGGCGCGCGGCGGCGGCCCCGTGATCCTGCGCATCGACCATGTCGGGATCGCCGCCGCCGACGCCGAGGGGACCGGTGCGGCGCTGAACGCGCTCGGCCTGCTGCGCACCTGCGCCGGCCCCGCCGCGGACTACGGCGTGACCTGCGATTTCTGGACGGTCGCCGGGCGGGCCGGCGATCCCGCGATCGAGGTCGTCTCCCCGGCGGGCGAGGACTCGGCGGTCGCCGGGGTGCTCGCCCGGCGCGGCCCGGGGCCCTACCACGTCGCGTTCGAGGTCGACGACGTCCGCGCCGAGCTGGCCCGGCTGCGGGAGCTGGGCTGCGTCGCCGTGGACGCCGAACCGCGGCGGGGGGCCCGGCCGGGCATGCGGGTCGCCTTCATGTACCTGCGCAGGCCCGCGGGCCTGCTGATCGAACTCGTCGAATACACCGAAGTGCCGTAGCCGAAGGGGACTCCCGATGGGCGCGAACGAAAACGAGAACTCAATCGCCGTCGTCGGCATCGGGGCCCGGTTCCCCGGGTCGCGCGGACCGAAGGAGTTCTGGCGGTTCATCCGCGACGGCCGGGACGCGATCGGTGAGGTGCCCGCCGACCGGTGGGACGTCGCCGACTTCTACGACCCGGCGCCGGCGACCGCCGGGAAGGTGAACAACCGCTGGGGCGGATTCGTCGACGGCATCGACGGGTTCGACGCGGACTTCTTCCAGGTCTCGCCGCGCGAGGCGGCGCGCACCGACCCGCAGCAGCGCGTCCTGCTGGAGGTCGCGTGGGAGGCGCTGGAGGACGCGGGCCCGCAGGGCGCCGGGGGCGAGGGCGGCGGCCGCGGCGGCGTCTTCGTCGGCGTCCACTTCAGCGACTACGAATGCATGCAGGCCGCCGACTCCCTCGACAACGACCTCTACTCGTTCCGGGGCACCGCGCGCAGCGTCGTCGCCGGCCGGCTCTCCCACGCGCTGGACCTGCGCGGGCCCAGCATGGTGGTGGACGCGGCCTGCTCGTCGTCCCTGGTGGCGGTACATCTCGCCTGCCAGGCGCTGCGCCGCGGCGAGGCCGACTTCGCGCTCGCCGCCGGCGCCAACGTACTGCTCGATCCGGGGATCAGCGTCGCGTTCTCGCAGGGCGGCATGCTGGCGCCGGACGGGCGGTGCAAGGCCTTCGACGCCGCCGCGGACGGGTTCGTCCGCAGCGACGGGTTCGGCGTGGTCGTCTTGAAGCCGCTGGCGCGGGCCCTGACCGACGGCGACCGCGTCTACGCGGTGATCCGGGGCAGCGCCGTGAACAACGACGGGCGCAGCGGCGCGGCGCAGGGGGCGCCCGGCAGGCCCGGCCAGGAACGGGTGCTGCGCGACGCCTACGCCGACGCCGGGGTGGCGCCCTCCCGGGTCGCCTACGTGGAGGCGCACGGGACGGGCACGCCCGTCGGCGACCCCGTCGAACTGGACGCGCTCGCCGCCGTCCTCGGCGCGGACCGTCCCGCCGGGCGTCCGCTCCGGGTCGGCTCGGTGAAGACGAACATCGGCCACGCCGAGGGCGCGGCCGGGATAGCCGGCCTGATCAAGACCGCGCTGTGCCTGCACGAGGGCGTGCTCCCGCCGACGTTGCACCACACGACGCCCACCCCGGCGTTCGCCTGGGACCGGCTCCCGCTGCGGGTGCAGACGGAACTGGAGCGGTGGCCCGCGGACGCGACGGCGCTCGCCGGGGTCAGTTCGTTCGGCATCACCGGCACCAACGCCCACGTGGTGCTCGAAGGGCCGCCGCCCGAGCAGGCCCCCGGCGTCCCGGACGGGGCTCCGGGCACGGGCCTGATCCTTCCGCTGTCGGCCCGCTCGCAGGCGGCGCTGCGGGCGCGTGCGGAGGACTTCGCGGAGACACTGGCCGGCACCGGCGAGGACGCCCCGGACGCGGTGGACGTCTGCCGGGCCGCGGCGGTGCGGCGCGGCCACGAGGAGCATCGCCTGGCCGTCACCGGTACTTCGGCGGAGGACCTGCGCAAGGCGCTCGCGGCCTTCGCCGGGGGCGCGCCGGACGACCGCGCGGTGGCCGGACGGGTCGCCCCGCGGCGCGGCAAGGTCGCGTTCGTCTTCTCCGGGCAGGGGTCGGAATGGGCGGGCATGTGCGCGGATCTGATGGACCGCGAGCCCGTGTTCCGCACGCAGGTGGAACGCTGCGACCTGGCGCTGCGCCCGTGGACGCGCCGGTCGGTGCTGGAACGGCTCACCGGCCCGCCCGAGGGGACCGCGGGGCTGCCGATCGAGGAGCTGCAGCCGCTGCTGTTCACCGTCCAGGTGGCGTTGGCGGCGCTGTGGCGGTCGTGGGGCGTCGAGCCCGACACGGTCATCGGGCACAGCAT
The nucleotide sequence above comes from Actinomadura algeriensis. Encoded proteins:
- a CDS encoding HAD-IIIC family phosphatase, with amino-acid sequence MDVDALLESLRTAVAEARPPGPASRLSLAAQTDAALVRRAGRVLAGLAPAEGGRLPVTILGTCTIGAYEHLLRAQLVAAGVVPELTTGDHGSFEMDLATGAYARAETPPRYVIALLDESFFVPREWTADDGALAEHVRGRLADLRALVRGAVERSSAMFVLHTVPLPAEIRDGLVSLPARTRVTRVWHELNAGILRLAEDHAQVEVVDLPGLLAEAPVAARDDRMHRYGGMPYTDGALLLLARQVRRIVQAGTGLSRKVLALDLDGTLWGGVLGEAGAEGVELGGLYPGNCYLALQRTVRRLREQGVVLVLASKNDPAPVDAALAEHPEMLLRPDAFAVRAVDWSAKSGNLRRAADVLGLSPSSMVFMDDSAFERAEVAGAVPEIAVVSASGDPAHLVRTLLAPGWFDTAALTDTDRRRADLYRARAERVGFATGFGAAEDFLRALRIEVEIAPATDFTVPRAAQLAARTNQFNLTGVRFDEAATAKLAASPEHLVATVAVTDRFGAEGVVGALWAAREERGWRVLNLVLSCRVLGRGIETAIAGWLTRRAAAAGAAAVVGGYVRSPRNAVAADYWTGCGFTAVPGGAGDGTEFVLPLGGAEDAPVAVPDWITLQDKERT
- a CDS encoding acyl carrier protein → MTDRDPASIEERVVEIVAEVLGLATAEVGPETVLAAHAWDSIASLEALAQLEARLRVTLDLRVFHGVRTVGDLVAAVAADDAGRAAAAP
- a CDS encoding VOC family protein, whose product is MILRIDHVGIAAADAEGTGAALNALGLLRTCAGPAADYGVTCDFWTVAGRAGDPAIEVVSPAGEDSAVAGVLARRGPGPYHVAFEVDDVRAELARLRELGCVAVDAEPRRGARPGMRVAFMYLRRPAGLLIELVEYTEVP